A window from Drosophila subobscura isolate 14011-0131.10 chromosome O, UCBerk_Dsub_1.0, whole genome shotgun sequence encodes these proteins:
- the LOC117898316 gene encoding solute carrier family 23 member 1-like isoform X10, translating into MELNNVTVEDSASGDAHNRAPPVGTATTTTPTHAERSKPQLLYAINDNPPWYLSIFLAFQHYLTMIGAIVSIPFILTPALCMSDEDANRGIIISTMIFVTGIVTYVQATWGVRLPIVQGGTISFLVPTLAILALPQWKCPPQAEMDAMDEDERQELWQVRMRELSGAIAVSAMVQVVLGYTGLVGKILKYVTPLTIVPTVSLVGLTLFEHAAETASKHWGIAVGTTAMLTLFSQIMSNVPVPVVAYRKGHGFEVRKFQLFRLFPVLLTIMIMWGLCGILTATDVFPPSHPSRTDVRLNVLTSAKWFYVPYPGQFGWPSVTLSGVLGMLAGVLACTVESLSYYPTVSQMSGAHSPPLHAINRGIGTEGLGTVLAGLWGAGNGTNTFGENVGAIGVTKIGSRRVIQWAALIMVLQGVIGKFGAIFILIPDSVVGGIFCVMFGMIIAFGLSTLQYVDLRSSRNLYILGLSIFFPMVLCRWMQNHPGAIDTGNETVDSTLSVLLGTTILVGGVLGCFLDNIIPGTPAERGLIEWANEMPLGDDNINDGTATDYDFPCGMDTIRSWKWTYYIPFMPTYKLQKQS; encoded by the exons ATGGAGTTGAACAATGTTACCGTCGAGGATAGCGCCTCC GGGGATGCGCACAATCGTGCGCCTCCGGTGGGAACTGCAACCACAACAACGCCCACACATGCCGAGAGATCGAAGCCTCAGCTGCTCTATGCCATCAACGACAACCCGCCCTGGTATCTGAGCATATTCCTCGCATTCCAGCACTATCTGACCATGATTGGGGCCATTGTCTCCATCCCGTTCATACTGACGCCGGCGCTGTGCATGTCCGACGAGGATGCCAATCGCGGCATCATCATATCCACCATGATCTTCGTCACGGGCATTGTGACGTACGTTCAGGCCACGTGGGGTGTGCGTCTGCCTATTGTTCAGGGCGGCACCATCTCGTTCCTGGTGCCGACACTCGCCATTCTCGCTCTGCCCCAGTGGAAGTGTCCACCCCAGGCCGAGATGGATGCCATGGACGAGGACGAACGGCAGGAGCTGTGGCAAGTGCGCATGCGTGAGCTCTCCGGCGCCATTGCTGTCTCCGCCATGGTCCAAGTCGTTCTTGGCTACACGGGGCTCGTGGGCAAGATCCTCAAGTACGTCACCCCGCTGACAATTGTGCCCACTGTGTCGCTGGTGGGACTGACGCTCTTCGAGCATGCAGCGGAAACGGCTTCCAAGCACTGGGGCATAGCCGTGGG CACCACTGCCATGCTGACGCTCTTCTCGCAAATAATGTCCAATGTGCCCGTGCCAGTGGTGGCCTACCGCAAGGGTCACGGCTTCGAGGTGCGAAAGTTCCAGCTGTTTCGCCTGTTCCCAGTGCTGCTCACAATCATGATCATGTGGGGACTGTGCGGCATTCTGACAGCCACCGATGTCTTCCCACCGTCGCATCCCTCTCGCACAGATGTCCGACTGAATGTCTTGACCAGCGCCAAGTGGTTCTACGTGCCGTATCCGGGCCAGTTCGGCTGGCCATCGGTCACGCTGTCAGGTGTGCTGGGCATGCTCGCCGGCGTGCTGGCCTGCACGGTGGAGTCGTTGAGCTATTACCCGACAGTGTCGCAGATGTCGGGCGCCCACTCGCCGCCGCTCCATGCCATCAATCGAGGCATCGGCACTGAGGGACTGGGCACTGTCCTGGCCGGACTCTGGGGTGCTGGCAACGGAACGAATACGTTCGGAGAGAATGTCGGGGCCATCGGAGTGACAAAG ATTGGTTCGCGTCGCGTCATCCAGTGGGCGGCTCTGATAATGGTCCTCCAAGGGGTGATTGGCAAGTTCGGGGCCATCTTCATTCTCATTCCCGATTCGGTGGTGGGCGGAATATTCTGCGTGATGTTCGGCATGATCATTGCCTTCGGCCTGTCCACGCTGCAGTATGTGGATCTGCGATCGTCGAGAAACCTCTACATCCTTGGCCTGTCCATATTCTTCCCCATGGTGCTGTGTCGCTGGATGCAGAATCATCCAGGTGCCATTGACACGGGCAACGAGACAGTCGACTCGACACTGTCCGTGCTGCTGGGCACAACCATATTGGTGGGCGGTGTCCTTGGCTGTTTCCTGGACAACATAATACCTGGCACGCCGGCCGAGCGCGGCCTCATCGAGTGGGCCAACGAGATGCCGCTGGGCGATGACAACATCAACGACGGCACTGCCACAGACTACGACTTCCCCTGCGGCATGGATACCATTCGCAGCTGGAAGTGGACCTACTACATACCCTTCATGCCCACCTacaagctgcagaagcagagctaA